In Nostoc sphaeroides, the genomic window TTGCCTCAACCAAGAAATTCCTTAACCGAGCAGTATTGGGCAGGATAGGAATATTTGGCTGGACTATATGCAAGAGGTACTGCTCAATTCTCTCTCGCCTTTTAGAAGTGGGCAGACGATAGCAACCAAATAGCAATTCATGCCAAGTAACCGAAGCAATAGCAAATTCCCCTTGATACTGTTGCAACCTTTGGATAACTGCTGGATTTGGTTGTGGTCTTAATGACTCAGAGATGACGTTAGTATCCAGTAAAAAGCGGCTCACAAGATGATCTCTCGTCCAGGAGACTTGTCGCGTACATCTTTCCAAACCTCATCGGGATCAATCTCGGTTCCTTCTTCTATGAGTTCTTGACGAAATCGCTCCACAGATTCCCAAAAATCCGGCTTTCCATGCAACAAACGCTGATATTCAGCCGCAGGTAGAATCACAGCAACTTGCTGCCCCTGTTGCGTAATTTGTACCGATTCGCCTTGTTCAATTCCCTGAAAAATTTTATCTAGATTCTTAGGAACTTGCTCAATTGAATACTCCTGAGACATTGCGCTTTCACCTGTGTGCATCACTATTTATTGAAAATTACGAATAGTAAAAAATTACAGCAATTGTGCAAACTTGTATTAAGTAAATAAGGATGCGATCGCACAAGTAAAATCAGGCAATATGGGTGAATTCAACTCATCACCATTGAACAACGTAGCAACTAACTTTAAACTCGCTTGTTCACGTCGATAAACTTCCACCTGTTGGTTGCGCCAATCCACAATCCAATATTCCCTAACACCTCTTGCTGAGTAAAGCTTTAGTTTAAGTTCCCTGTCCCGCTTTTCATTTTCAATACCAGCAGATAGAACCTCTACTACAAGTTCTGGCGCACCAGTCAAATGTCCCGCCTCGTCTAAAAGTAGGGGCAATCTCTCATTGCCAGCCCAGACAACATCAGGAATCACATTATCATTATCGCCAAAAATTATGCCTGGAGCAGGTACGACCTGTCCCAAAGAAGTAGCTTGTGACCAGGTATCCAATGGAGCAATAATTCTGGCACAGACTTTTTGATGATTCCAGTGAGGCACTCTGGTCACAAACAATTCTCCGTCAATTATTTCATAGCGGTTCCCGTTATCTGGAAACAACTCTAAATCGGCGGTAGTCCAGCGCACTCTCTCAGATATTGGCTGGTTCATAAATCATTTTTGTTAGGGGATTTACCTATTTTAGACGGATTGGGCATGGGGCATTAGTTGGGAGTTAGGAGTTAGAAGTTAGGAGTTAAGAGTTATTACTCACCCCTTGCTCTTCCTACTCCCTCATCTCCCTAATGCTAGTAGGCTCTACACCACTACCTTTTCTAAACTCAACTTAGAACGCTTCACTTGCTCAGGAATCGCTACGGGATAATCTCCAGTAAAACAGGCAGAGCAGAAACTATTGGTGTCTTCTCGTGTCGCTTCTAGCATTCCTTCCCAACTGAGATAGGCGAGGCTGTCTACTTCCAGTTGCTTGGCAATTTCCGCTACTGACTTGGTAGCAGCAATCAGCTGATCCTGAGAATCGGTATCGATGCCATAGAAGCAAGGATGAGTTACTGGCGGAGAAGAAATTCGCATGTGTACTTCCACTGCACCCGCTTCACGCAAGGTTTTAACCAATTTACGGCTAGTAGTACCCCGCACAATCGAGTCATCAACAATAATTACTCGTTTACCCGCCAGCACATCTTTAAGCGGGTTAAGTTTCATGCGGATACCCGACTCGCGCATGGTTTGGGTTGGCTGAATAAAGGTTCGTCCAACATAGCGATTTTTAATCAGTCCTTCGGCGTAAGCTACACCAGAAGCTTGAGAAAATCCGATCGCAGCTGGGATACCTGAATCAGGAACACCAAAGACAATATCGGCATCTACAAAGGATTCTTTAGCTAGTTGATGTCCTAAGCGCATCCGATAGCTGTACAAACTCTCGTTGTGCATGACGCTATCAGGACGAGCAAAGTAAATCATCTCAAAGATACACAATTTCCTCTGGGGCTTTTGGCTCCAATGATAGGAAGCTAAACCGGATTCAGTAATCCAAACTAATTCACCTGGTTCTACGTCTCGCAGGTATTCGGCTCCAATGATGTCTAAACCACAAGTCTCGGAAGCCAAAACGTAACGAACTGGATTACCAGCCAAAGTGCCAATTACTAGAGGGCGAATGCCATTGGTATCACGGACACCCATAACGCCGTTAGGAGTGCCAATAACTAAACTAAAG contains:
- a CDS encoding type II toxin-antitoxin system Phd/YefM family antitoxin; the encoded protein is MSQEYSIEQVPKNLDKIFQGIEQGESVQITQQGQQVAVILPAAEYQRLLHGKPDFWESVERFRQELIEEGTEIDPDEVWKDVRDKSPGREIIL
- a CDS encoding PIN domain-containing protein produces the protein MSRFLLDTNVISESLRPQPNPAVIQRLQQYQGEFAIASVTWHELLFGCYRLPTSKRRERIEQYLLHIVQPNIPILPNTARLRNFLVEASCSIAGGEMEAGVEFLPPLPPLLPLPPLLIRAVLLSCPMITWEPNGLL
- the purF gene encoding amidophosphoribosyltransferase, with translation MISIHSVTSDEYPDQTNNPINSHENQPDKPEEACGVFGIYAPGENVAKLTYFGLYALQHRGQESAGIATFEGTQVHLHKDMGLVSQVFNESILDQLPGSLAVGHTRYSTTGSSRKVNAQPAVLETRLGSLALAHNGNLVNTVQLRQELLEKKCNLITTTDSEMIAFAIAEAINAGADWLEGSIQAFHRCQGAFSLVIGTPNGVMGVRDTNGIRPLVIGTLAGNPVRYVLASETCGLDIIGAEYLRDVEPGELVWITESGLASYHWSQKPQRKLCIFEMIYFARPDSVMHNESLYSYRMRLGHQLAKESFVDADIVFGVPDSGIPAAIGFSQASGVAYAEGLIKNRYVGRTFIQPTQTMRESGIRMKLNPLKDVLAGKRVIIVDDSIVRGTTSRKLVKTLREAGAVEVHMRISSPPVTHPCFYGIDTDSQDQLIAATKSVAEIAKQLEVDSLAYLSWEGMLEATREDTNSFCSACFTGDYPVAIPEQVKRSKLSLEKVVV
- a CDS encoding Uma2 family endonuclease, whose translation is MNQPISERVRWTTADLELFPDNGNRYEIIDGELFVTRVPHWNHQKVCARIIAPLDTWSQATSLGQVVPAPGIIFGDNDNVIPDVVWAGNERLPLLLDEAGHLTGAPELVVEVLSAGIENEKRDRELKLKLYSARGVREYWIVDWRNQQVEVYRREQASLKLVATLFNGDELNSPILPDFTCAIASLFT